A section of the Drosophila subobscura isolate 14011-0131.10 chromosome A, UCBerk_Dsub_1.0, whole genome shotgun sequence genome encodes:
- the LOC117903475 gene encoding mushroom body large-type Kenyon cell-specific protein 1, whose translation MDPSTMWRLQEACQRNLVERQRIRKRLQHLTGKRSGELLCNDKNRHGQPDDWPCLTSFGIADARERMSAPAPQSGPKRARQRKLRHGCCIRDIRGELPPPELLVVGHQLPMHPLPMTAARSHHTSEHLQQQQQPQQQQQQQKQEEQRQQQPQTHTHAHALAHAHARSKSQSRNQQAASGGRAKAEPPYPNGFVYFLSRTCHPHQQCAQSQAQAQAQAHTRAQPQPQPPRQRQRQRLSEMHVRKHHLVLDARFMAELLDEMLL comes from the coding sequence atGGATCCGAGCACAATGTGGCGCCTGCAGGAGGCTTGTCAGCGCAACCTCGTCGAGCGGCAGCGGATCCGCAAACGGCTGCAGCATCTGACGGGCAAGCGCTCCGGGGAACTGCTGTGCAATGACAAGAACAGACACGGCCAACCCGACGACTGGCCCTGTTTGACGTCATTCGGCATTGCCGATGCACGCGAGAGGATGAGCGCGCCTGCACCTCAGTCGGGCCCGAAACGTGCGCGCCAACGAAAGCTGAGGCATGGCTGCTGTATTCGGGATATAAGAGGAGAGCTGCCGCCCCCTGAGCTGCTTGTCGTGGGCCACCAGTTGCCCATGCACCCTTTGCCGATGACAGCGGCGCGCTCTCATCACACGAGcgagcacctgcagcagcaacagcagccccagcagcagcagcaacaacaaaagcaggaagagcaacggcagcaacagccacaaacccacacacacgcacacgcactcgcacacgcacatgcacgGTCAAAGTCACAGTCACGGAACCAACAGGCAGCTTCAGGCGGGAGAGCGAAGGCCGAGCCTCCATACCCGAATGGCTTCGTTTACTTCCTGTCGCGCACTTGCCACCCCCACCAACAGTGCGCCCAgtcccaggcacaggcacaggcacaggcacatacccgggcccagccacagccacagccaccgaggcagaggcagaggcagagactctCTGAGATGCACGTGAGGAAGCACCACCTTGTGTTGGATGCGCGATTCATGGCGGAACTGCTGGACGAAATGCTCTTGTGA